Genomic DNA from Campylobacter concisus:
CATCCAAATTTTTTAAATACAAAATGGGCGAAGGATCAGGGCTTTGAGCTAGTTCATCTTCAGCACCACTACGCGCATTTGCTAAGCGTGATCTTTGAAAATGATTTGCCAGACAAAGAGTATCTTGGCTTTTGTTTTGATGGCACAGGATACGGGGAGGATGGCAAAATTTGGGGTGGCGAGGTTTTTAGGCTGGATAAAAATAGCTACAAAAGGGTTTTTCACTTTGATGAATTTAGCTTATTTGGCGGCGAAAATAGCATAAAAAATATCTATCTTATCGCTTATTCTATTATTTTGAAGTATGAGCTTGAGGACGAGGGGCGTAAATTTTTAGTAAATTTTGATGAAAAAGTGCTTCGAAATTTCAAGATGATGGAGCAAAAGGGGTTAAATTTAGTAAAAACTAGCTCTGTTGGTAGGATATTTGACGCATTTGGTGCGATAATATGTGGCATATCTCACTCGAGTTTTGAGGGCGAGAGTGGCATGAGGCTTGAGGCGCTTTATAATAAAAATTTAGACGTGTGTTACAAATTTAGCCTAAATGACGGAGTTATCGGCTTTAAAGAGGCCTTTAAAAGTGCTCTAAAAGATGAGCCAAGAGTGGCTGCAACGGCATTTATAAATGGCATGGCTGATATTATTTTTGAAATTTCAAAAAAAGAAAAAATGGAAATTTTACTAAGCGGCGGAGTTTTTCAAAATAAGACTTTACTCGAACTTATTTACAAAAAATTTACTAAAGTAAATTTGAAATTTTATATCAATAAAAAATTCTGTAGCAACGATTCTAACGTAAATTTAGGGCAAATTTATTATTATTTATCCACATTTTCTAATAAGTGATGTATAATGATTATAAACGGTAATCAAACAAGAAAGGAGCAGAAAATGGATAGTGTTATACGTTTTAGTGTTTCTTTACCTAGTCAGTTACTTGACGAACTAGATAAAAAGGTTAGCGAACAAGGCTACGCTTCTAGGAGCGAATTTACGAGGGATTTAATACGCGAAAAGATCGTAAGTGATAGCTGGAAGGACGCTAGTGAGGAGTTGATCGGGGTTTTGACGCTCATTTATATGCATCATCACAACGATTTGGTGAATAAAAAGATGGATATAGAGCATAGCTCTGATG
This window encodes:
- the nikR gene encoding nickel-responsive transcriptional regulator NikR codes for the protein MDSVIRFSVSLPSQLLDELDKKVSEQGYASRSEFTRDLIREKIVSDSWKDASEELIGVLTLIYMHHHNDLVNKKMDIEHSSDVKIICTNHVHVDHHNCLETISIRGEAGKIERFAERIAGLKGVKFSKLTRAAIPRF